The DNA sequence GTTTCAGATAGAGCTTTTGCTGGATCTGATACATGGGCTACTTCTTATACTTTAGCTCAAGCCATAAAGAAAATCGGAAAATTTGATCTTATTTTTTGTGGCAAACAGGCAATTGATGGGGATACCGCTCAAGTTGGGCCTGGAATTGCAGAATGGCTTAATATTTCTCAAGTTACTTTTGCAGTGAAGATTGAGCTTACAGGGACTACTATTAAGGTTGAAAGGCTTCTTGAAGAGTTAAATGAGGTGGTCATAGCCCCTCTTCCTTGTTTGCTTACAGTTGTTAAACAGATAAACGAACCAAGGGTCCCATCTCTCAAGGGGATGATGAAAGCTAAAAAAGCTGAAATCAAAACATTAAGCGCCGCAGATATAGGAGCAGACATTCAAAAGACAGGGCTTAATGGCTCTCCTACCAGAGTTGTAAAAATATTTACACCTCCGCAAAAAGGGAGTGGAGAGATAATTTCAGGCGAAACGACAGAAGAGATAGTTTCTAATGTTGTGGCAAAACTTCAAGAGAGGAAACTTGTCTGATGGGAATAAAAGTCTTACTTGATAAATGTATAGGATGTACTCTTTGTGTTAAAGCTTGTCCTTTTGCTGCAATTAGTATGCAGGACAAAAAAGCTGTGATTGATCTTAATACGTGTACTCTTTGCGGCGCTTGTCTTCCTGTTTGTAAGTTTAATGCCATAGAACTTGAAAAAAAAGAAGCTGTTTCAGGTACTATTGATAAAAGTTCTTATAAGAACATATGGGTTTTTGTTGAACATCATGAGGGAGATGTCCATCCTGTATCTTATGAGTTGCTTACAGAAGGAAGAAAACTTGCGGAGGATTTAAACTGTGAGGTTGCGGCAGTTTTGCTTGGAGATGATGCTATAGAAAAAGAGATTGACACTCTTTTTTCTTACGGCGCTGATAAAGTTTACTTGTCGACACATTCAGAGTTTAAAGAATATAGAACAGCTCCCTATTCCAGAACAGTTACAGAGATGATAAAAAAATTTAAGCCGGAGATATTTTTGATTGGAGCTACAACTACGGGCAGGGATTTAGCTGCCAGGTTGGCAATTAGAGTAAATGCCGGGCTTACCGCGGATTGTACCGGGTTATCGATTGATATGCAACAAAAAATTTTAAATCAGACACGTCCCGCGTTTGGCGGTAATATTATGGCTACAATCATATCTCCAAACCACAGACCTCAGATGGCAACGGTTAGGCCGAAAGTTTTTAAAAGGGTCAAGATTCAGGGGGCAAGCGCCAGGGGGGAACTTATCAAGTTTGATC is a window from the candidate division WOR-1 bacterium RIFOXYB2_FULL_36_35 genome containing:
- a CDS encoding electron transfer flavoprotein subunit beta, with protein sequence MDIIVCIKQVPDTTEVKINPETNTLVREGVPSIINPFDENAVEEALRLREKNGGKVTVITMGPPQAKEALKQVIAMGVDEVILVSDRAFAGSDTWATSYTLAQAIKKIGKFDLIFCGKQAIDGDTAQVGPGIAEWLNISQVTFAVKIELTGTTIKVERLLEELNEVVIAPLPCLLTVVKQINEPRVPSLKGMMKAKKAEIKTLSAADIGADIQKTGLNGSPTRVVKIFTPPQKGSGEIISGETTEEIVSNVVAKLQERKLV
- a CDS encoding electron transfer flavoprotein subunit alpha, which produces MGIKVLLDKCIGCTLCVKACPFAAISMQDKKAVIDLNTCTLCGACLPVCKFNAIELEKKEAVSGTIDKSSYKNIWVFVEHHEGDVHPVSYELLTEGRKLAEDLNCEVAAVLLGDDAIEKEIDTLFSYGADKVYLSTHSEFKEYRTAPYSRTVTEMIKKFKPEIFLIGATTTGRDLAARLAIRVNAGLTADCTGLSIDMQQKILNQTRPAFGGNIMATIISPNHRPQMATVRPKVFKRVKIQGASARGELIKFDPVINQEDLAVKILEAIKDESAKVNLQEAEIIVSGGRGICDPKNFKLIEELASCLSGAVGASRATVDAGWISAHHQVGQTGKTVAPKVYIACGISGKIQHLVGMQGSDTIIAINKDPDAPIFKVATYGIIGDCLEIIPALIKKIKEIKG